The Streptomyces sp. NBC_00224 genome contains the following window.
GCCCGTCCCGCATCCGGGAGAGAAATACGCCAGCGTCGCCTGGCGCGCAAGCTTGGTGACCTCCCCCGACTCCAGGTCCACGACGGCGGTGAACGCCCCGCGCACCATCAGTTCCGGCTTGTTGGTGAAAGTCCGGGGCGCATAGGCGACCGCCGCGCGCTTGCCCGACTGACTGACGCAGGCGTTGCCGATCCAGCTGTCTGCTTCGAATCCTGGCTCCGACAGTGTCGCGGCGGTCTTCCACTCGTATCCATGGGAGGCGTCGGCCACCATGACGTGGAAGCCCTCGGCATCCCCGGACGTGGTCCATGCCACGTCCTTGGAGGAGGCATACCCCTTGCCCTGCATGGCCTCGCGCTGTGTGGCGGGGATGGCCCCGGCGGGCTCGCGCGCGGCCTTTGATGTCTGGCCGGTTGCCTCGGCCGACCATCCCTGCGTGCTGCCGTCCGGGATCTTCGGGTCTTCGGAGGCGCCGGCCTGTCCGCACAGCGTCACCAGCAACGTCATCGCCGCCCCGACCACTACGGGCACCCGCGCCCGTCGCTGTCTCGTTCGTCTTCTCAAAACGTGCTTCCTGCCCTCCGTTCGAAGAGAGCCGGGGCACAGCCGGGCTGAGCTCCGACCCCACGGCCCGCAGCCGGGGCCATCACGCATCAGTGGACACGGGCGCTCTCTCCGAACTCTCTCCAACGCCACTCACCGAGACATCCCGCGAACACACGACGTTGCCCCCCGCCGCATCCCGTCCGTGGACAACGCCCATTGTCCACTCGCCACCTGCCATTTCTCCGAGCTGTGTTGACGGACAATCTCCCAGTTCCAGACGCTGAGGTCCCCAGTGATAACCGCACGATCGGCCTACGCGGTTCCCGTCCACGAAGTCCGCTCCCACATGTACTGGAGGAACCTTGAACGCCATCGGCATCGTGAAGGTCCGGCTCCTGGGCCCGGTGGCCCTGGTGCACGACCGCACCCCGGTCCTGGTGCGCGGGCAGCGTCAGGTCAGATTCATCGCGGCTCTGGCGCTCAGACCAGGACAGGTCGTTTCCAAAGAGACGCTCATGGCGGAGTCGTGGGACGGCGCACCACCGCGTACGGCATCGGGTCAGCTGCAGACATCCGCCTGGCGGATCCGGCAGGCGCTCCAGCAGGCAGGAGCCCCGCCAAGGGCACTGGCCTCGCACGGCTTTGGATACCGGCTGTTGACCGCACCAAGCGATGTGGACGTCTTCCAGGCGCGAGAGGCCGTCCGCAACGCCCGGAAATTGTTCGGGCGCCGGGAGTACGAGAGCGCGGCCCGGGAACTGGATGTCGCACTGGAGTGGTGGCGTGGCCCGGCGCTTGCGGGCATCTCCTCCGGCCGCCTCCGACACCGTGCGGAGGCTCTCGACGCGGAACGCGTGGCCGCTGTGGAACTGCGCGCACTCATCGACGTAGAACTCGGCGGGTTCGACAGCGCGGTCGAACGGCTCACCGAACTCATCGAGCAGGAACCACTGCGTGAGGACCTGTATGTGGGCCTCATCCGCGCCTACTACTCCATGGGCC
Protein-coding sequences here:
- a CDS encoding BTAD domain-containing putative transcriptional regulator, whose amino-acid sequence is MNAIGIVKVRLLGPVALVHDRTPVLVRGQRQVRFIAALALRPGQVVSKETLMAESWDGAPPRTASGQLQTSAWRIRQALQQAGAPPRALASHGFGYRLLTAPSDVDVFQAREAVRNARKLFGRREYESAARELDVALEWWRGPALAGISSGRLRHRAEALDAERVAAVELRALIDVELGGFDSAVERLTELIEQEPLREDLYVGLIRAYYSMGRQADALHTFHRAGRLLREQIGVAPGERLRRAMQAVLRQDARALKEA